The following coding sequences are from one Brienomyrus brachyistius isolate T26 chromosome 2, BBRACH_0.4, whole genome shotgun sequence window:
- the noxa1 gene encoding NADPH oxidase activator 1 isoform X3, with protein MCHRSPNQTLDQVIAKDERLAVGFFQRAGVHMLAGRLEEALGDCIWAQKHMRENSVIDYRQLGLRYKLYSWQVLYNAAAVYSRMGLWEKGRNILATASQEKGGARGGIVEMALDSLSRKDILSPLLVPEGEVFRPRKQDVEQLQLRDFLGKAKVISSVIPNDDFGGFEPLRMQQPGFYEPQADGAQCDRESRYMRLRSAHTAQGPQQLTVGEGEVVFVFSNDRADGLATVIYDGQKGLLPFSLLDPLDVYKIKDQKKGKIPNGIPLPPGLKPPARPLPQPSPASAQSVTLPAASDPSCTSSTFSFVTPPEYPSAAGSGAELQPSPAPEGEGGSVIVKVHYTCTVALSVPVETPYGELRERIAHKLGRPPERLCLRYKQQGSPALKALEEQGGLCPLLEGSETGRVTLWCQSEDPLSNRNILYQVVALYDYTAQGPEDLEFSEGDTIDILSEVNDEWLEGHTAGNIGIFPRCFVYQDTLKSDDSA; from the exons GTTGGAGGAAGCTCTGGGTGACTGTATCTGGGCTCAGAAGCATATGAGGGAGAATTCTGTCATTGACTACAGACAGCTTGGCCTTCGCTACAAGCTATACAGCTGGCAG GTGCTGTACAATGCAGCGGCAGTGTACAGTCGAATGGGATTGTGGGAAAAGGGGAGGAACATCCTGGCCACAGCATCCCAGGAAAAGGGAGGAGCACGTGGAGGGATTGTGGAGATGGCGCTGGACAGCCTCTCG AGAAAAGACATTTTATCCCCTCTTCTGGTGCCAGAGGGAGAGGTGTTTCGTCCCAGGAAGCAGGATGTAGAACAGCTGCAGCTGAGAGACTTTTTAGGCAAAGCCAAG GTCATTTCCTCTGTGATCCCCAACGATGACTTTGGTGGCTTTGAGCCTCTCAGGATGCAG CAACCTGGATTCTATGAGCCGCAGGCAGACGGAGCCCAGTG TGACAGGGAATCCCGCTACATGCGCCTTCGCAGTGCTCACACAGCCCAGGGCCCCCAGCAGCTGACCGTAGGCGAAGGGGAGGTGGTCTTTGTCTTCAGCAATGACCGTGCAGATGGACTCGCCACCGTCATTTACGACGGCCAG AAAGGCCTGCTCCCCTTCTCACTGCTGGATCCTTTGGACGTCTACAAAATCAAAGACCAAAAGAAAGGAAAG ATCCCCAACGGGATTCCACTGCCACCAGGCCTCAAGCCCCCAGCTCGGCCACTGCCGCAGCCCAGCCCTGCGTCGGCACAGTCGG TGACTCTACCTGCTGCGTCGGATCCTTCCTGCACCAGCTCCACCTTCTCTTTTGTGACCCCACCTGAATACCCCAGTGCTGCTGGCAGCGGAGCTGAGCTG cagcccagcccagccccggAGGGAGAAGGTGGCTCAGTGATAGTGAAGGTACACTACACGTGTACGGTGGCTCTGAGTGTCCCAGTGGAGACACCGTACGGTGAGCTACGGGAGCGGATTGCACACAAGCTTGGGCGGCCGCCCGAAAGGCTCTGCCTCAG ATACAAGCAGCAGGGCTCCCCAGCTTTAAAAGCCCTGGAAGAGCAGGGTGGGCTTTGCCCCCTTCTGGAAGGGTCCGAGACCGGCAGAGTTACGCTGTGGTGCCAG AGTGAAGACCCGCTCTCCAACAGGAATATTCTGTATCAGGTGGTGGCTCTGTATGACTATACTGCCCAAGGACCCGAGGATCTGGAGTTCAGTGAGGGGGACACCATAGATATTCTGAGTGAAG TCAATGACGAGTGGCTGGAGGGCCACACGGCTGGAAACATCGGCATCTTCCCGAGATGTTTCGTCTACCAGGACACCCTCAAATCTGATGACAGTGCTTga